AGAATGAGGCATATATCTAAAGAATGTAATACCATATAATTCATATATATAATTGTTTATATTGTCAATATCTTTTCTTAACATCAAATTTGATAAAATGTCACTATTAGGATAAATGACATTAAGACTAGTGAACAATTCTACTTGATAACCGTTCTGATTTAATATAAGTGGAATAGACGAATTAGAATAGGCTTTCTTAATAAATTCTTGTATAGGAACTGAATTATCATAATATTGTCCTGTTAATATCAATGGAATGGATGGATATGTAGTAGGAAACCCCCCAACAGCATTGCGAAAATATGTAAAACCCTGAAACGTATTAGAATACTCGGGATGTTCATTAATCAGTTCTTGAAAAATATCAGTTTGAAATGTATCTAATACAAGTATTATTACGTTCTTTTCAGAAGAAAAATTGTATTTTGATTCTTCACTAAGAGCATATCTCTTCCACTCAGGCTGTTCGGGCGCCTGATACCACACAACAGCAGTTGAAACAATTTGGATCAGGATAAGTCCTATACTTATTTTCTTAATTAGGTTATAAATAAAATTACTTTTTATAAACGTAAAAGTTACGACAACTAACCATACCGCCGTATCTATAAATCCATAAATCTTATAATTATTCCATGGAATTTCCTTGCCATCCAATACCCCATAATTCCAAACAAGTATATTCCCCTGAAGCCACAACAAAAACGCGAAGGCAAATAATAAAGAAACAGCCTTTCGATGTATGGAAGATTTCAGGGGCAATAATATTGCTGATATTACCAGAATACAAAGCAAGGAAATAGATGCAAACAAATACCAAACATCAGAAAATAAATAAGGAAACTCTAATATGTTAGTAAAATATAAATATGATGGCCCGAAAAACAGGACTGTCAATGAAAACAATGATGCCGCACATAAAGTTGTAATGCATTTTTCCCGAAATTCGATATTCATTATACTTGTCCTTTCTAGTCTTTCAGTTGACTGAAAGTATTTTCTTATTAAAACTATACTTTTCTTTGTAGCAGGTACAATATTCTCTCCGAATCCTTAATTTTAACAAACCGATTTATCGCAAAATGTTTTTTAAATTCATGTTCAAAAACTTCCTGAGTATAATCTGAAAAAATATCTTTTCTTGTTGCCAGAAGTCTTTGCACCTGAGAATCGTTTTTGGGAACGAATTCGACAATAAGAAAATTGCAGAGTTTGTTAAAGAATTCGGCAATTTTAGTCAGCGGCACATTGTTGGAAATCGCCAAATGGTGAATCAGCGCGAGGGCAAAAATCATATCTGCCGGCCCGCGTTGGAGTATCGACATTCTTTCTGTATTTTCCCAGCCGATGCCGGGGCTTGGATTCGTTAAATCGAGAAGAAGCGGGAGAATATTTTGCTCTTTGTTTTTCACGCACGCAAGGTAATTCTTTTCAACGGCAGCCGGGTCTATATCGAAAGCTACAGTCGGTATGCCTCTATCGCTGGCAAGCCTGCTGTATAAACCGATGTTGGCCCCCATATCCCAAACGGACTTCGGTCTAATTATTTCCAAACATTCTATCACAAATTGTTTTTTATGATTAACAGCCTCTTCGGTGTAGTTGGTATCGCTGTAATATTCTCCCCATTCAGTACCTTGCGGTTTCCACTGCAACTTCTTTACGGCAGACTCCAGGTTTTCGATTATAGCCATTAATCCGGTTCGACTGATTTTTTTATTTGCTGAATTAATAGATTTATCTTCGTATTTCTTTTGAGTTGCAGCATGAAGATGAATATGAGATAACAAGGATACATTCAAGCGGGTTTTAAACGGAAGCAACGCACTAGCCAAATCCAAAGGTATCCCGTCTATGTATATCCTTAATAATTGGTTTAAACGGACATCGACATGAGACATCAAAGC
This is a stretch of genomic DNA from Bacillota bacterium. It encodes these proteins:
- a CDS encoding sulfatase-like hydrolase/transferase → MNIEFREKCITTLCAASLFSLTVLFFGPSYLYFTNILEFPYLFSDVWYLFASISLLCILVISAILLPLKSSIHRKAVSLLFAFAFLLWLQGNILVWNYGVLDGKEIPWNNYKIYGFIDTAVWLVVVTFTFIKSNFIYNLIKKISIGLILIQIVSTAVVWYQAPEQPEWKRYALSEESKYNFSSEKNVIILVLDTFQTDIFQELINEHPEYSNTFQGFTYFRNAVGGFPTTYPSIPLILTGQYYDNSVPIQEFIKKAYSNSSIPLILNQNGYQVELFTSLNVIYPNSDILSNLMLRKDIDNINNYIYELYGITFFRYMPHS
- a CDS encoding SAM-dependent methyltransferase, whose amino-acid sequence is MQKNNNRRIPSSFRDPSGFLFCYDGKIYRQINLVYREHYEHLMESGLYDTLVKNELIVPHIEVNAQYEDTNTSYKTIEPEVVPFISYPYEWCFSQLKDAALVTLRIQKIALDYGMSLKDSSAYNIQFRKGKPILIDTLSFEKYREGEPWVAYKQFCQHFLGPLALMSHVDVRLNQLLRIYIDGIPLDLASALLPFKTRLNVSLLSHIHLHAATQKKYEDKSINSANKKISRTGLMAIIENLESAVKKLQWKPQGTEWGEYYSDTNYTEEAVNHKKQFVIECLEIIRPKSVWDMGANIGLYSRLASDRGIPTVAFDIDPAAVEKNYLACVKNKEQNILPLLLDLTNPSPGIGWENTERMSILQRGPADMIFALALIHHLAISNNVPLTKIAEFFNKLCNFLIVEFVPKNDSQVQRLLATRKDIFSDYTQEVFEHEFKKHFAINRFVKIKDSERILYLLQRKV